One genomic region from Sphingobacterium multivorum encodes:
- a CDS encoding efflux RND transporter permease subunit, which produces MNIKQFIGHIIAKRWVIAASFLLIGFFGYYAWRQLSIEAYPDIADVSSQIVTQVQGLAAEEMEQQITIPIEQAINGLPGMEVMRSKTTFGLSMVTIVFKDGVEDYWARARIQERLADLALPYGASPGLDPLTSPTGEIFRYILESKTHDLRQLTDLQNFVIIPKIKQVSGVADVTNFGGITTQFQVELDPKKLDQYEISLAEVVAKIESNNANAGGSVMNRGDQSYVIRGIGLVKTLDDLGNIVVKSTNGNRIYMRDIGQIKLGNLARKGALGYSDKRGANYSDNIEGIVLLLKNENPSAVLAGVNATVRELNDNILPEGVKVHVVLDRTSLVDNTLHTVSKTLLEGMMLVIFVLIIFLGSWRGALLVAITIPLSLLIAFILMHFTHIPANLLSLGAIDFGIIVDGAIVILETILKKREDEPESLLQEKTVAQKIAEVAKPIFFATLIIITAYLPLFAFERVEKKLFTPMAYTVGYALFGAFAVALVLIPGLAYLIYRKPQKIVHIKWLAKLTVAYQSAIEKVMRAPKRVFIPLVIVLLATGLLTASVGKDFLPTLDEGSIWLQVSLPPGITVEKSKEMSDTLRARTLQYEEISYVMVQAGRNDDGTDAWTPSHFEVSVGLKPYTTWKWGKTKEDLINELAATYAKMPGFNVAFSQPMIDGVMDKIAGAHSELVVKIFGDDLRENRRVAEELITTLQHVKGAVDLAIDQEPPLPQLQIIADRDKIAQYGLNIADVTDLIQIAIGGKAVAQVYQGIKVYDITCQYPEENRNSPEKIGNLMLYPENGNRIPLAQVATIKLNTGESMISRERNNRQLTVRLNVRGRDLGTFLTEAQQAIAKNISYDPHKIRLKWGGQFENQQRAYSRLAIIVPLTLAIIFILLYGTFGSFRQAGILMGIVPLALFGGMLALHVRGMTLNVSSAVGFIALFGVAIQNGVLMLSQMNVLRKNGLSLHKAVTQGAFSRFRPVLMTATVAILGLLPASLATGIGSDVQRPLATVIVYGLLFSTILTLFVLPPLYYLLERNSTTQKAPVE; this is translated from the coding sequence ATGAATATTAAACAATTCATTGGCCATATCATTGCAAAGAGATGGGTGATCGCCGCATCCTTTCTATTGATCGGGTTCTTCGGTTATTATGCCTGGCGACAACTTTCGATTGAAGCCTATCCCGATATAGCTGATGTATCGTCACAGATCGTAACCCAGGTACAGGGCTTGGCTGCCGAAGAAATGGAACAACAGATCACCATCCCCATCGAGCAGGCCATCAATGGTTTGCCCGGAATGGAAGTGATGCGCAGTAAAACGACTTTTGGCTTATCCATGGTCACGATTGTCTTCAAAGATGGTGTTGAAGATTATTGGGCGAGAGCCCGCATACAGGAGCGTCTTGCTGATTTAGCCCTTCCCTATGGTGCCAGTCCTGGATTGGACCCCCTGACTTCACCTACAGGTGAGATCTTCCGTTATATTCTTGAAAGTAAAACCCACGATTTACGACAGTTGACGGATCTCCAAAATTTTGTCATTATTCCCAAAATTAAACAAGTTTCGGGCGTTGCTGATGTAACCAATTTTGGTGGAATTACCACACAGTTCCAGGTGGAACTGGATCCCAAAAAGCTTGATCAATACGAAATTTCGCTTGCCGAAGTTGTCGCCAAGATCGAAAGCAATAATGCCAATGCCGGTGGCAGTGTGATGAACCGTGGGGATCAATCGTATGTCATCCGTGGCATCGGTCTGGTCAAGACATTGGATGATTTGGGCAACATCGTCGTAAAATCCACCAACGGGAACCGCATCTATATGCGTGACATCGGTCAGATCAAACTTGGAAATCTAGCGCGTAAAGGTGCCCTAGGATACTCGGATAAACGTGGGGCCAATTACTCGGATAACATCGAAGGGATTGTCCTGCTATTAAAAAATGAGAATCCTTCTGCTGTTTTGGCGGGTGTAAATGCAACGGTCCGCGAACTAAATGACAACATTCTTCCTGAGGGTGTAAAAGTACATGTTGTGCTTGATAGAACAAGCTTAGTTGACAACACACTACATACTGTTTCCAAAACCCTCCTGGAAGGCATGATGCTGGTTATTTTTGTCCTCATTATTTTTCTGGGCAGCTGGCGTGGCGCACTCCTGGTGGCCATCACAATTCCATTGTCCCTGCTGATTGCCTTTATTCTGATGCATTTCACCCATATTCCCGCCAATTTGCTTTCCTTAGGGGCAATTGATTTTGGGATTATCGTGGATGGCGCCATCGTTATACTCGAAACCATTCTTAAAAAAAGGGAGGATGAACCGGAAAGTCTCCTGCAGGAAAAAACCGTCGCACAGAAAATTGCTGAAGTTGCCAAACCCATATTCTTTGCGACGCTGATTATTATTACAGCCTACCTTCCTTTATTTGCATTTGAACGTGTCGAGAAGAAACTTTTTACGCCGATGGCCTATACCGTAGGCTATGCCCTCTTCGGTGCCTTCGCTGTCGCTCTTGTACTTATACCCGGGTTGGCCTATTTGATCTATCGCAAACCCCAAAAAATAGTCCACATCAAATGGTTGGCAAAATTGACTGTTGCTTATCAATCCGCGATAGAAAAGGTTATGCGGGCTCCCAAAAGAGTTTTTATTCCATTGGTCATCGTATTACTGGCCACAGGTTTGCTCACCGCCTCCGTTGGCAAGGACTTTCTTCCCACATTGGATGAAGGTTCAATCTGGCTTCAGGTTTCGCTGCCCCCCGGCATCACGGTTGAAAAGTCCAAAGAAATGAGTGATACCCTACGTGCTCGCACACTTCAATACGAAGAGATCTCCTATGTCATGGTTCAGGCGGGACGTAATGACGATGGTACCGACGCCTGGACGCCCTCTCATTTCGAAGTTAGTGTGGGATTAAAACCCTACACAACATGGAAGTGGGGCAAAACCAAGGAAGACCTGATCAATGAACTTGCTGCAACATATGCGAAAATGCCCGGATTCAATGTTGCTTTTTCCCAACCCATGATCGACGGTGTCATGGACAAAATCGCTGGCGCCCATAGTGAGCTCGTTGTCAAAATATTCGGTGATGATTTAAGAGAAAACCGCAGGGTCGCCGAGGAACTTATCACGACGCTCCAACACGTGAAGGGAGCCGTCGATCTGGCCATTGATCAGGAGCCACCACTCCCCCAGTTGCAAATTATCGCCGATCGCGATAAAATAGCACAATACGGATTGAACATTGCTGACGTGACCGACCTAATTCAGATTGCTATCGGCGGAAAAGCCGTTGCCCAGGTCTATCAAGGAATCAAAGTGTATGATATTACCTGTCAATATCCGGAGGAAAACAGGAATTCACCCGAAAAAATTGGCAACTTAATGCTGTATCCCGAAAATGGAAACCGTATCCCACTAGCTCAGGTGGCAACCATTAAACTTAATACGGGAGAAAGTATGATTTCGCGCGAGCGCAACAATCGCCAATTGACGGTTCGTTTAAATGTCCGTGGTCGCGATCTAGGGACATTCCTCACCGAAGCACAGCAGGCCATTGCCAAGAATATATCCTATGACCCACATAAAATCAGGTTAAAATGGGGCGGACAATTTGAAAATCAGCAGCGCGCTTACAGCCGGCTTGCCATTATCGTCCCATTGACATTGGCCATTATATTTATCTTGTTGTACGGCACATTTGGTTCATTTAGACAGGCAGGTATTTTAATGGGCATCGTACCGTTGGCACTTTTTGGCGGAATGCTCGCGCTCCATGTTCGTGGCATGACGCTCAACGTGTCGTCGGCAGTCGGTTTTATTGCCTTATTCGGTGTCGCCATACAAAACGGTGTCTTGATGCTTTCACAGATGAATGTATTACGCAAAAATGGATTATCCCTACATAAAGCTGTAACACAAGGCGCTTTTAGTCGTTTTCGTCCCGTTTTGATGACCGCCACAGTGGCCATACTTGGTTTGCTTCCGGCTTCGCTGGCAACAGGGATCGGATCGGATGTTCAGCGCCCCTTGGCAACAGTAATTGTCTATGGTCTGCTATTTTCGACTATCCTGACACTATTTGTGCTCCCCCCGCTCTATTATCTTTTAGAACGTAATAGCACCACACAAAAAGCCCCTGTAGAATAA
- a CDS encoding TolC family protein has protein sequence MNKQHILTKKSFTFFLFILALYHTAIAQDRNSSVSEVTGQQLDYSKFIHTVAKNNLGYAAEKFNLSIAEANIISARVFPDPEFSMGIFDNSERTKQLGRGYNAGIAWTLELGTKRKARINLAKDEAEVTRLLLADYFRNLRADATLAFLTAKQQAFLLKINQNSYQQLRQLAISDSIRYQLGSIPEINFRQSKLEAANMHNTLLATEATWKSALANLSLFMADSSVTTTVLSLDAFNHLDRTYHLDELVRVAQNDRSDLKVALQNKQLSKRLLQLAQANRIIDLGLSVGVTYNGEARNETAPTPQFTAVNAGISIPLKFSNFNTGDLKAAKFKIDQDEIAYQEVLLRIQIEVTQAFLSYQAAQKQVQLFDSAMLSEAKAILAGKVYSYKRGDTSLLEVLNAQRTYNETQLSYYEARYNYAIALVELQRTAGIWDIQEI, from the coding sequence ATGAACAAGCAACATATTTTAACAAAGAAAAGCTTTACCTTTTTTCTTTTTATACTCGCGCTATACCATACAGCAATCGCTCAGGATAGGAATAGCAGCGTGTCAGAAGTGACAGGGCAGCAACTCGACTATTCAAAATTCATCCATACAGTCGCTAAAAATAATCTGGGCTACGCCGCCGAAAAATTCAACCTCAGCATTGCTGAAGCCAATATCATTAGCGCCAGGGTATTTCCAGATCCTGAATTTAGTATGGGTATTTTTGATAATAGTGAACGTACAAAGCAGCTTGGCCGGGGCTATAATGCGGGAATTGCATGGACACTGGAGCTGGGGACTAAACGAAAAGCACGGATAAACCTGGCCAAAGATGAAGCCGAAGTAACCCGTTTACTGCTCGCAGACTATTTCCGAAATTTACGTGCCGACGCTACACTTGCATTTTTGACAGCAAAGCAGCAGGCATTCCTGCTGAAAATAAACCAAAATTCCTATCAGCAACTTAGGCAATTGGCCATATCGGATAGTATTCGGTATCAATTGGGGAGCATCCCTGAAATTAATTTCCGTCAATCTAAACTGGAAGCCGCCAATATGCACAATACGTTGCTGGCAACAGAAGCTACCTGGAAATCCGCCCTTGCAAACCTCTCCCTGTTTATGGCAGATAGCTCCGTCACGACAACGGTGTTATCCCTGGATGCTTTCAACCATTTGGACCGTACCTACCACTTAGATGAACTGGTTAGAGTAGCCCAAAATGACCGCAGCGATCTAAAAGTTGCCCTGCAAAATAAACAGCTTTCAAAACGCCTGCTCCAATTGGCCCAAGCCAATCGGATAATAGATCTCGGGCTTTCAGTCGGCGTCACCTATAATGGTGAAGCGCGAAATGAAACCGCCCCAACGCCCCAGTTTACAGCTGTAAATGCAGGCATCTCCATTCCGCTCAAGTTCTCGAATTTTAACACAGGTGATCTGAAAGCTGCAAAATTTAAGATCGATCAAGATGAGATTGCCTATCAGGAAGTCCTCCTACGCATTCAGATCGAAGTTACGCAAGCGTTCCTCTCCTACCAGGCCGCTCAAAAACAGGTACAGCTATTTGACAGCGCTATGCTATCGGAAGCAAAGGCAATTTTAGCAGGAAAGGTTTACAGCTATAAAAGAGGCGATACATCCCTACTGGAAGTTTTAAATGCCCAACGGACCTACAATGAAACCCAGCTTAGCTATTATGAAGCCCGTTACAACTATGCGATCGCCTTGGTCGAACTCCAACGTACAGCTGGAATATGGGATATTCAGGAGATCTAA